TCATATCGAATCCTTCAATTACAGGGAGATATGATTCTAATGAGATCTCAACTTGATTTATGTTGAGTATACTTTTATATCCAAATTGTGTTAGGTTGCTAATGAAATGGTTTCTTAATGTTCTGATTTTTTCTTCATCCAAATCAGAGAACTTCTTTTTAGGAAGGGTTGATTTGTCTTTTAAATAGTCCTTCCATGCATCCGATAACTCCTTTAACTTGAGTTTTTGATTATTGAAAAACTCGGATAATCTATCAAGACTATTTATTTCAGAATCAAGTTGTAATCTCTTATGAATAATTGTTTCAGATATGTTATCATTTATGGAGTAAAGGTCATTGCGTAAAGACTTGGCTAGGCTACGGAGTGTAAATAGGCTATTCTCAAGTTGTGTTATTTTCTCCTGTATCTTCTCCTTATTTCTTCTGTGGCTGCTTTGTGCAAATTCAAGCATTTCTTTCTGAGCATTTAAGTGTCTGATATTTTCATCAACACTCATGACCTGTATATGACTAGAATCTGGAATTAATGTATCCTGAATAGCTTGATTACATACAGGACAGGTATCCTTTGAAGTAGCTAAATTTAGCTCTGAACCAAGATTTCGTAATCTAGCTGCGTCTTTATTGTTTCTAATATCAGTATCAATAATCTCAAGATTATTAGTTAATTTATCAATGCTACTATTTTCTGAATAAAGAAAACTCCTGTGTTTATAAAGTTCTCTCTCAAATTCTTCTATAGAAGTCTCAGTAGCATTTAGTTCTGTTTGAATTTCGTCAAAATTATCTATAATTTTGGGTTTCAAAACTGTCAATTGATTATACTGTTCTTTGATGTCTTCAATATACTCAATTATGCTATCATTGTCTTTATGAATACTTATTTTTGAAAAGTCTTCTTCTGATAGTATCTTTGGAGTTAGTGGAAGCCCTTGAGGGGTACAAGATTCCCTATTTGCAAGAACAATTAATTCTTTAATTAAGGAATCCCATTCATGCTTTATGCTACTATCCATTGTTCGTAAGTAATCTTTTTTCTTTTCATTTTCCAAGGTATCGAGACGCATAATAAACTCTAATACGCGCTTCTTAGACTCTCTAATGCCTAGAACGGGCATTCCTGATAAAATATCAGCCCACCCATGTTTCTGTTCAATAAACATTCCAGCAAAAATCAATTGCAAATATAGTTTTCTTGTTCCATCATCAGAAGCTGGCACTAAAGGTAACTCAATATGCAAAAATGCCTCTAAATAGCTGTGAAATCCTTTTTTATTAACCGCTGAATTAGGCATGTGTACATACATATCTTCGGATAATTTATTGGGATCTCCAATTTCATCGATTCCACAGTGATAGACTGTGATTAATCTATTATCTCTACTCTCCATTTTTGCTGCACGATATATGGTAATTGTTTCTTTCCCATTAGATATCTCCGAATAAGCTCCTGACTCAAGAACAGGCCAGATGCTTTCTCCCTCTTCTATAGAGGTTTTATATACTGATGTAAGTACTTTTTCACCTTTACCCCCAATTATCTCTTCAAATCCAAGGCAATAGTATATAGCAGCTATTATAGAGCTTTTTCCACAAGTGTTGTCTTCACTGGCAATAAAATTTAATCCCTCAGTGAATGTATTATCGAACCCATAAACACCATTACTCGTCTTAATCTCGATTTTTAACCTTTTAATCCTCAGCACTGGAATACCTCCAAAGAGAAGTAAGAGCTTTTATTTTTCCCTCTGTCAGCATAGTTGACAATGAGAACAAATATCGCTTTTCATCACTCATTAACTGCGCATCTTTTATGATTCGTTTCACATAGGTCTTACCTATTTTTGTTAATCTAAACAAACCATTTTGTTGTTGAAAGATTAGACCATCGGCTGTTGCATACCGTATAGCATGATTAACTGCTGGATCAAATCTAACAACGGTGTAACTTGTTAGCCTATCGTAAGCCAAATCCTTTAACATTTCCATATCCTGCTTCGTACTAAGGCCTATTGAAATCATGTGTAGTTTTAATAATGAACAGCCTCCACGACAACATATTTCAATTATTAAGCAAAGTTGGGCCATCTTATAGCTTATCCTATAATTATAGGGTACTGCGTCTGGTTTGGCTTCAAATAGTATTTCATCTGCTATTAAATAACTATTATCCATTGTTTACTTTGTTCACCTACCTCTAAATTGCATTGAGCAATCAGCAAGCCAGCCACTAATAAGGTCTATCTTTAGCTCCATTACTGACGCCAGTGTCAGATATTTAAATTGCTGTTCTAGCTTATTTTGAAAATCGTCAAGTATTTCATTAAAAAGCTGTGAATTTATTGAACTATTTGTATTCATTTTAGTCTTTAATGATACTTGCTTCTTATATGATTGCTCCAACATATATATATCCTCATAAACCTCGGAATAAGAAACTCGCAGTACTCTCAGAATTTCAATCCCCTTTATGTATGAATTTATATACATGTTAACAAGATCATTATAATCTTCATCAGAGTCATCAATGTCTCCCATAACTGCTTTAACCTTTCTTTTAATGTTGTTTGCTTTCTCTGAATCACATTGCGACCAATCAGGAGTAGTTGTATGATAGATAGCAAAATTAAGCTGCACGTCCGTCAAAGTTGTTCTAATTATTCTGGATATTTCAACTTTAAAATCTTCAGCCTGTTTAATGACAACAATAAAATCGTCATCAATGTAATCATAGTTACTAGGATCAGATTTCTTCAAGGAGAGTACTTCTTTGCGTTTAGTCTCTGCATGTGAAATAATTCTCGAGTCTCTATACTGGGGAATAACAAAATGCCATTCTTTTATCTTAGGAACCCCTAGTTCTTTTAATCTTCCAGCATATTTAAGCGATGTTAGTTTATTTATATCTTTGGTCATTTTGTTTCTTAAATGACCATATAACTCATCATCACTATACTCACGTTCAGGGCAGTAACATTGATAAACTCTACCTAGACGTGTAAAACCTTCTATTCCAGCATCACCGCCATGAACTGCAGGTATCTCTGTGAAATGCTCATCTTGAAATTTCATTCTATAACATGAATTTATTAAACTTTCCCAAGAATTACCATCTAACGGAGTGTCTATAAAATTAAGAATCATTAAACTACCCCACCTAATAACTTAATGGATATTGAGCTTCTTTCATCAGCGTATTGATATAGAACATTAATATCAACAATAAAAGTATCGAAGGAACTAAGATAACGAACTTCTGCCAATTGAAAACTCAAAAACACTTTAACAACGATTACTTCTTTATCAATAAAAAACAGCTGATCATTTTTACGAGGAAGTGTAGTAGGCATAATATCAGCTCCTCACTTAAAACTAGCAAAAACCGTTCCTTTAAATCCTCATATTACCATTGCTAGTACAAAAGTACAATCGTAGTATGAGCAAAAAGTTCTATCTCAATTCACTAGGATCGATGCTCGATTAGCACATTTCGGGAGCCCAGATTGTCTTCGGTCATCCTTTCCAGATGCTTCGCCTCCTCCTCCGTCAAGGCTGGGAAAAAACATTTTTACATAAAAGACTAATAAAATGATCTGCTGGACAAACAGGGCAACCGCACTGAACATTCCGGGTAAGGATGACACTTTCTGATGGATTGGGTAATGTTTGCTACAGTCTGTTCATTTTATGTGGGCATAGGCCCACTGTGTCTGTACTGAAAAAAAGAAACCGGGCAATTTGAAATGCACGCGGCCTCTATTTGTTTGAGTATTCAATTATAGAAAAATCCTTTAAATATCCTTCTTCTCTAAATAATATTTGGAAAGTACAAGTATCGATTCGTTTTGCAGAAGATTTCGGTGTTTCTCGCTTGTGCTTAAGAAAAAACGAGATAAAAAACATTCGTATATCCCAAACATAAAACATCCAAATACAACATAAAGGATACATTGAACTAAATTTAGGCTCGAAGAAAAAACAAACGTAACAGTACCTAGCAGGGTCAGTGTACAGACATACCAGCCTAGCAACCTAAAGACTACCCTAAGCGAGCGATACAAGATAGTTTTTGCCAATATGAGTTGCAAGTTTGATCGGTCAGAAGTATTGGGACTCAAAATGTTTGCCCATCGGTAATAGACAATCCATTTATTTCTATAGTCTACAGTCTCCCAATCAACTTTCATTTGGAGATGCAACTTTCTATCTATTAATGCAACTAACTTTTTGATTTCATTATACACATCTTTTAGTTTTTGTTTCTTATGCATATCCAACGAATTCGCATCTGCTGAATCAAGGTCTGAGCCTAGCGCCTCAGCTTTGGTACTCGTTTCACAATCATCCTTGCTATCAAATTTATGCTTCTCGGAGAATACAAGCCCGGAAATATAACAAACGATAACAACCAAAAGAATAATTAGGCTCTTATGAGAGACAATAGCTTGAATGAAGGGCTGCGATGTATCTGCCAACAGCAGTAGTTTTACTGGAAGCAGAGTAGAAAGAAATTGTATAGCTTCCATAGGAAGAAGCAAGACCGTTGTCAGCCAAAGGAATATCCAAAAGGTAACACCCGGAATAAATATTCCGATAAAATCATAAATGTAATCCAGCACTTTTTCCATAGTTCGTAATATCTCCTGCTTCACTATCTCTACTAGCTATGCTAACAATAATATGGATCTTTTAAAGCCTGAATTGTCATATCCAGGATACGCAAATATTCTGCCCGGCTTCGAGTTCCTCTAATAAATGACGTCTCCATGCCTGATTTCCTGAGTTTCTCAATCCAATCCAAAGCTGCCTCTCGCCCTATTCCTTGCTGCAGCATCCCGTAATATATGTACACTAATTCGTTGCTAACATTAGTGTTAAAGATCATCGGATCATCGGAGTTAATATTCACTAAAATGTTGGATAGATCCCGATTTCCAGCCGACTGAATTTTAAATAACTGGTTGCCAAACAGCGAGTCTATCTCCCCAATGGCTTCATTGGAGGACGGATTGACCTCAATGACAATGCCGATGGATGCAATTTTTTGAATCAGGTAATCTTGCATGTCTTTGACCATCATTTTCTCTATCTCATTCATAGCTACATATATTGGTTCATCCATTTTAGTTAAAGTACTTTCCTGGTGATAGCATATGAATAGTCTATCCTCAGCGTTCTCAATACCCATTAAGGGCCTGGTCGAGGTTTTGTGATAAAATGCTATCTCTCCTTCATCCTCATTCTTCTTCTGACTATTAACTCCATTTACTTCGTCCTTTATTCTCTTGAAGCGTCTTCTATACGTTTCGAAAAGGGAAGGCAAGCGAAGTTCACCTGCAGAAAGGATATCGCCAAAAATACATCGAGCCGTTTCATCGATCCGTCTCTCCAGATAAACCAACGTCTCTGTACGCAACTGCGTTGTACGGCTATATACTCCCCATACCCATAATAAATTGTCCAGATACTCTCCGCGGGGGATAATGACTATAGGGTTTCTTCGAATCCATTCCTCGATATCTACACCCAGTGCAATTCCATGCCCTATTCGATCTCCGGCATGCAACTTACAATAATCAATAACCTCGTCCATACGTCTCAAACCCGAATTCAAGTGGCGAAATTCTTCTCCTGCATGAAAAGTGAAAAACAAACTTTGTCTCGGCAGTACATTGCCTTCCGGATCTACGATCCTCAGCGAGTCATACTGACTATCTCGCGCTTCCTCAAATACGGGAGCAAATACTTGAACAGGTGTATAATTCTCTATACTCGCCGCATCCAGTCCAACGATAAAATTTGTAGCCATAGGAACATTTTTACGAAGCTGCTGTACCATCTGTACCTGTTTAATATATGTTTCTTGATGTACACCAAAATGAAGATACTTTAATGTATGGTCACGTGCTTCATCAAACCACACACTATCCTTATCCAAATTGTCTGGACGCTTAATCAAATGATACACAATGCCTATCAATGGAAATTCTGAATTGGGATCATCATTCACCTTATAGTCCTCAATCAGAATTTGTTTGTACGATTCCAATATATGAAGCAACTTTCTTCGGTTCTTAGCTTCACTATTTAAAATCGATATCCGAAGTTCGATTTTTCGTAAGTATTTGTTTTGAAGGAGCGTTCTCAGCATAATCGTGAAATACGCTTGATCTGCTAAAATCCCATCTGTTGCTCTATCAAAATATCCTCTAAAAAAATCCAAGCCATGCAAAACTGTAGGCTGTGTTACCTGCTGATAAAATTCATTTTTTATGGAAATATACATAAAAAATATTCGGAAGAATTGTTCATAATGACCTGAAAAATCAGCATTCTCCTCGATTTGTCGCTTGTATGCCATCACTTTATGTAGAAAAATATTTTCTCCATAGGTCTTAATATGTTGATGTTCGGGAAAAATCCTGGGAATATAATCAGAGTGGTTTTTCTCCTCTATCTCCAAAAATGTAATCTCTACGCGCTCAATGGCTTCTTTGAGCTTGTCTAATGGAGTGATCCGAAGGTCTCGATTATCATATAGATCAAGCAGCAGCTTACGAGTTTCAGGCTCCCCTGCAAAGTTGACTTCTATCCATCTATACAATGAAAGGGGAGTCCTTGTTTGAGTATCTTTTAAATACTGTGACATCACCAAACGCAGTAATCGTGCTGTCCATATATATTCCTGTACCTCTAAAGAGGCAGCCAAATGATTCGTTTCGAACTTCTTAAAATACTTTGATGGGTAGAGCCCATTCATCATCATTTGCCATAAAATTGAGAAATTGAATGCTGCTGAGGCATGTATATGATTCTCCGCCACTCCTCTTACAAGGATGTCGTCTAGTGGCGCATCCGCAAGATTAATGTGCTGGTAAAATTCGTGAAGCTGTATAGGATCATGAATATTATTTTTAGAGTGATGTAAGGCGATCAATAGATCAATCGGAATAAATCGACTGAACGCTTGAAAGAAAAGTACCTTATCCTGACCCTTATATTGATCCATAAAATCAATAAATCTCCATCGCTTGTGACCATTGGCATCATTTTTCCAATATTTGAATATGACATCTCCGTCGCGATAGGAAATTAATGCATCCGAGAACTCTTCTAAAATATGAAAATAGTGCTGATACAGCTTTTTTTCGATATAATGAGCTCTACTTTCTAAATTCATCGGTATAAAACCGCAGCGTTCCGCCCCTTTCTCACTGCATAGCATGGGATAAAATTTCTGCAGCATAAGATCGATTTCATCCAGACTATTCGGCTTAGCCTTACTAAGAATCTCAGCATACAACTTGCGTCGGATGATATTCTGCGCACTCTCTCGATTCTTCTTGGCAACACTTCCTGTTCCCACATAATCCAGGGCTTGCAAAATATCCAATTGACCATAAAACTTAAGATTCTGAATGGGAAACAACGAGACATGTATTAGAAGGTTAATTTTTGATATCATCTTTTTTCACCGTTGTCGTTCACTTATTCTTCAGCCCCCTCCAAGCTTAAACCAAATTCACGAAGTTCCATCTCGGTTTGGCCTTGAATATTCTTAAAGGCCTCATCCAGTTTCGTTTTAATGCTGGTTTTTGCACTTTCATATTCTTGTTCTTCTGAAAATTTCTGAGTACTAGCATAATATTGATAATATAGACTCAAGATTAATGTATCATTACCAGTGAAAAACGAGTCCCTATCCTCCTCAGTATTGTTTAGATCGCGATCAGCTATGGTGGAGGAGTATTGCAATGCGTTATACAAATTTCTGGCTTCCCTTCGCCCATACCACGCAAGGTTATTTGAAGCTAATCCTTTTAAACTTCTCATTATTTCTCTGTATTCGTCGAAAACAAGGGAGATACTCTTATTAGCTGGATCAAGATTAAGATACTTATGGAGAACATCCTTACATTTACGATACTTAGTAGTATTACTTTCTCCAGGATATCCATTCCTAAATTCATAGAACGCCTGGCTTATTAGTTCCGTGATTTCAATATGTACCTCAATACTTCGTTCCTTTAGCTTATCAAAAATGAATTCCCCGAATTTATCCATATCCCTTTCGATAATTTGGGTCACACTCTTTGGAAGCTCAAACGATGGATTTTTCGATAACTTTTCGGAAATAAACAGCAATCCTTTTGCCAGATTGAGATGTTCGTCTTTTGCTAAAACTGTTATATTACCAACCAAATCACTGCGATTTCTTTCAGTTAGCTCCTCCTGTTGTTTCTCTCTAATCTTAGTTAGATTGTTAATGAACAGAGTCCTTTTTATTTCTTCGTTCCTTAAGCCATTATAAGATTTTTCAAAACGGAAATTACGTAGTAACTCTTCGAATACTCGCTCTGTTATTTCAAATTCAGCGGGTACGGCGCATAAGTCGTGTAAAATATTAAGCGCCTTGTTGATTTCGCTATTTTTTTCATTCTGAGCTTTGTAATAAAGCGGCTCAAATATGGACGGATACTGTCCCAGTAAATATGCTACACTCTTCACTACAATCCGATCTTTTTCCCTTTTTCCAATATCCCATGTGTACTCGTAATAGTAAGAATCAAATGAAGACATTGAAAGATACTCTAACATCAACATTGCCGCTGGTACATCTGTATATAACACTATTCCGTGTATTACATGATATAGCCTGTATCTAGAGGGATGGAATTTATACTCTTTTTCGTTTTTCCCACGAATAAATTCCTCAAACAAACTGGCTTTGAACGTCTCAAAGGCTGCCGCATCATATCTCACATTAGGTAATAATTTTTTTATAATTTCTGCAACTATGAAGATTTGTAAATCCAGACCATCTTCAGCTAAATTCTTGGCGGAGTAATTAATAAAGGTTGATTTTTCATCACTGCCCCACCGTATAAAATGTTCAAACAGCCATTCCTGGTGCTTTAGCAAGTTCGTATTTGAAAGGATCAACGTATCCACAAAGACCTTGACAGGTCTAAACAATTCTTTCTTGCTGACCTCAATTTCATTTATCAACTGTACCAAATTGTAATAGGCATGAACAAGTCCACGCGGTCTTTCATCAAATACTACATAGCTGTTTTTAATCGGTAAATAGCGATCTTGTTCATTCTCATTATTTGTATTTTGGTTTGATTTTACATAACTAAAAATTGATTGTTCACCCATCAACTGAGCCATTCGGTCTAGCAAGTTAAACTGGCCGAATGAAAAGTACGGAATCGTCTCCGTATTCCAATTCACCAACTGATGTCTTCTGGCTGAAGGAATGACTTTCTTCAAGTATTCATGAGCTAGCTCTGATTTGCGTCGCATGATTGTAAGTAATTTATTTTTCTCTTCACTGGTTCTATTATAGGGCTGATCCAATGCTTTTAATGAATCATACGCATTTAATCCAATTTCTTTTAAAGGTTCTTCTGCAAACAATGCTAGCGTAAGCGATTCAAGCAGCATCTCGTAGTCTCCTGACAGTACCGTAACGATATTGGGGTGATCCGTATATTGCAATAGCGCCTCCATCAACTCTCTTGTTTTGGAGGTTTTGAGGTCAATATCATCGATAAAGATAAAGATTAATATCGGTTCTTCAGGTGTGTCCAATGCCTGCTTTACACGAATAATTTCATCTATCAACTCATTTAGCTTCTTCTTGAAAGCAATATCCGGACTAAGCACTCGGGAGGAATTTTTAATATAAACGGCTAAATCCTCATAATGCTGGGTCAGTATATTTCGATACTGATTTTCGGTATATAAGTGATATTCAATCGTTTCATTTATCACCTGTTGTAGCTTATTATTAGGCTTATATACCCCCGCATTATAGTAGTCAACCAAATTCTGTCGTTGTTCTTCCTTTAATCCCCCCTTTTTCAGTTCTTCTAACAAATCTTCTCCCTCTTTTTTCAAAAAACCAACAATGGATCCGATTATCTTCGTATTTTCACCAAAATTGTCTGGCTCAATTAAGGGAAATAGCACACTGGATTTTTTATCCATATCATTTTTCAAAGTAAAAAGTGCAGACGATTTCCCTGCACCTCTAGGCCCAAAAATGCCGATCGTATTATTATAGACCTGCTTTCTAGTGTCTCGGTCTCTTTTGTAGTCTTTCACTTGTTTCACTGCTTCTCTTATATCTTCTAATTGATTCAACATAATTTGATAAGTCGGCATGATTTTGACAACTTGATCACCTAGAGCTCTTGCCCCCAAAATCACTTCTTCTTGCTGCATTGCTTTCATC
Above is a window of Paenibacillus uliginis N3/975 DNA encoding:
- a CDS encoding AAA family ATPase, yielding MQQEEVILGARALGDQVVKIMPTYQIMLNQLEDIREAVKQVKDYKRDRDTRKQVYNNTIGIFGPRGAGKSSALFTLKNDMDKKSSVLFPLIEPDNFGENTKIIGSIVGFLKKEGEDLLEELKKGGLKEEQRQNLVDYYNAGVYKPNNKLQQVINETIEYHLYTENQYRNILTQHYEDLAVYIKNSSRVLSPDIAFKKKLNELIDEIIRVKQALDTPEEPILIFIFIDDIDLKTSKTRELMEALLQYTDHPNIVTVLSGDYEMLLESLTLALFAEEPLKEIGLNAYDSLKALDQPYNRTSEEKNKLLTIMRRKSELAHEYLKKVIPSARRHQLVNWNTETIPYFSFGQFNLLDRMAQLMGEQSIFSYVKSNQNTNNENEQDRYLPIKNSYVVFDERPRGLVHAYYNLVQLINEIEVSKKELFRPVKVFVDTLILSNTNLLKHQEWLFEHFIRWGSDEKSTFINYSAKNLAEDGLDLQIFIVAEIIKKLLPNVRYDAAAFETFKASLFEEFIRGKNEKEYKFHPSRYRLYHVIHGIVLYTDVPAAMLMLEYLSMSSFDSYYYEYTWDIGKREKDRIVVKSVAYLLGQYPSIFEPLYYKAQNEKNSEINKALNILHDLCAVPAEFEITERVFEELLRNFRFEKSYNGLRNEEIKRTLFINNLTKIREKQQEELTERNRSDLVGNITVLAKDEHLNLAKGLLFISEKLSKNPSFELPKSVTQIIERDMDKFGEFIFDKLKERSIEVHIEITELISQAFYEFRNGYPGESNTTKYRKCKDVLHKYLNLDPANKSISLVFDEYREIMRSLKGLASNNLAWYGRREARNLYNALQYSSTIADRDLNNTEEDRDSFFTGNDTLILSLYYQYYASTQKFSEEQEYESAKTSIKTKLDEAFKNIQGQTEMELREFGLSLEGAEE